Proteins from a genomic interval of Thermoanaerobacterium thermosaccharolyticum DSM 571:
- the pth gene encoding aminoacyl-tRNA hydrolase, with product MYIIVGLGNPGREYEGTRHNMGFDVIDDLSEKLNIAVKKLRFKSLIGEGIYKEEKVILQKPQTYMNSSGEAVYDIVNFYKLPLSNLIVVYDDKDLDVGKIRIRKKGSSGGHNGMKSIIYLLNSEDFPRVRVGIGKPKGDMIEHVLGRFNESDKTIVDNSIDRAADAIIDIIENGVEHAMNLFNGGSECLL from the coding sequence ATGTACATTATTGTAGGACTTGGAAACCCGGGAAGAGAGTATGAAGGGACTAGACATAACATGGGTTTTGATGTAATAGATGATCTATCTGAAAAATTGAATATCGCCGTTAAAAAACTAAGATTCAAGTCATTGATAGGTGAAGGTATTTATAAAGAGGAAAAGGTGATATTGCAGAAGCCTCAGACGTATATGAACTCAAGCGGTGAGGCTGTTTATGATATAGTAAATTTTTACAAGTTGCCTCTTTCTAATTTGATTGTCGTCTATGATGATAAAGATTTGGATGTGGGTAAAATAAGGATAAGGAAAAAGGGCAGCTCAGGTGGACATAATGGCATGAAATCGATTATATACTTATTAAATAGTGAGGACTTTCCGAGAGTCCGAGTAGGAATAGGGAAACCAAAAGGTGACATGATAGAGCATGTTCTAGGCAGATTCAATGAAAGCGATAAAACAATTGTGGATAATTCTATCGATAGAGCGGCAGATGCCATCATTGATATTATAGAGAATGGAGTTGAGCATGCCATGAACTTGTTCAATGGCGGCAGCGAATGTTTATTATAG